One stretch of Tribolium castaneum strain GA2 chromosome 5, icTriCast1.1, whole genome shotgun sequence DNA includes these proteins:
- the LOC658581 gene encoding uncharacterized protein LOC658581 — protein sequence MPHRYSTAFSHLVLAGTGIYCLVQIKDAHFHCPHITFGLITVNSLIGLWRWGNPEYGDKAERLYSFTSYLQLLFALPCITTTEWLGYGYDRYLSWAWTILPTIPLVCYLVDASSDEKLEEAIIPINLIALGVVCFLAENYYGIAAAVSYAIDHYIVLKQGESLESIPAQDLYNYGLCFFAYFALRAIGD from the exons ATGCCTCATCGTTACTCGACAGCATTTTCTCATCTTGTTTTGGCCGGAACTGGAATTTATTGCTTGGTCCAAATTAAAGACGCACATTTCCACTGTCCCCACATTACGTTTGGTTTGATTACGGTCAATTCGCTGATTGGGCTGTGGAGATGGG GGAATCCCGAATATGGAGACAAGGCTGAACGCCTGTACTCATTTACTTCCTATTTACAGTTACTATTTGCGCTGCCATGTATTACAACGACTGAATGGTTGGGCTATGGGTATGATAGGTACCTGAGCTGGGCGTGGACAATATTACCGACAATTCCTCTTGTGTGCTACTTGGTGGACGCCTCATCTGACGAAAAATTGGAAGAGGCGATCATTCCAATTAACCTGATTGCGTTGGGTGTGGTGTGCTTCTTGGCAGAAAACTACTATGGAATTGCAGCAGCTGTGTCATACGCTATTGACCACTATATTGTCCTCAAACAAGGAGAAAGTTTGGAAAGCATACCTGCTCAAGACTTGTACAATTACGGCCTATGCTTCTTTGCATATTTTGCCCTGAGAGCGATCGGGGATTAA
- the Dus2 gene encoding tRNA-dihydrouridine(20) synthase [NAD(P)+]-like isoform X2 — protein MTVILTSKMTKTTEKLTYDNKIILAPMVRVGTLPMRLLSLDHGADIVYTEELIDWKFLKSIRRENDVLGTVDYLDKSDGTVVFRTCPREKNRVVVQLGTCDPQRALKVAKMIENDVAGIDINMGCPKEFSLKGGMGAALLKQPEKAKSILSTLTQNVKIPITCKIRVFESAEETLDLVKELVSTGISAIAIHGRTKAERPQHPNRNATIKFIAENVSIPVVANGGSKEIEKYQDIIKFKEECGCSSVMIARAAEANCSIFRKQGLLDIETVIEQYLKYAIDYDNSPSNTKYCIQNILKELQETPRGKKFLECQTLEQICAIWDLADYCRKKQLQFHSQGILSRREITPDMFSPKAKKGKLSRRSRFAEIKNNSILWQTQV, from the exons ATGACAGTAATCCTAAcctcaaaaatgacaaaaactaCTGAAAAATTAACTTACGACAACAAAATCATATTGGCCCCCATGGTACGTGTTGGTACTCTACCCATGAGATTGTTGTCGCTGGACCACGGGGCCGACATTGTCTACACTGAAGAATTAATTGactggaaatttttaaaatcaataagaCGGGAAAATG ACGTGTTGGGCACAGTTGATTATCTGGATAAATCAGATGGGACTGTAGTGTTCCGAACTTGCCCAAGAGAGAAAAACAGAGTGGTGGTGCAATTGGGGACGTGCGACCCACAAAGAGCCTTAAAAGTTGCCAAAATGAT CGAAAATGATGTAGCTGGGATTGATATAAACATGGGTTGTCCCAAAGAATTTTCACTGAAAGGGGGAATGGGGGCTGCTTTGTTAAAACAGCCAGAGAAGGCGAAGTCAATTTTATCCACACTTAcgcaaaatgtaaaaattccaATTACGTGCAAAATTCGTGTTTTTGAAAGTGCTGAGGAAACCTTAGATTTGGTCAAAGAATTGGTGTCAACGGGTATTTCAGCTATTGCAATTCATGGAAGAACCAAAGCTGAAAGGCCTCAACATCCCAACAGAAACGCAACAATCAAATTTATTGCAGAGAACGTATCAATCCCGGTTGTTGCCAA TGGTGGGTCCaaggaaattgaaaaatatcaagacataattaaatttaaggaAGAATGTGGCTGTTCAAGTGTGATGATCGCAAGGGCTGCAGAAGCCAATTGTTCAATTTTTCGTAAACAGGGTTTATTAGATATCGAGACTGTTATAGAACAGTACCTCAAATATGCCATTGATTATGATAACTCGCCCAGTAATACAAAATACTGCATACAAAACATACTGAAAGAACTTCAGGAAACACCCAGAGGGAAGAAATTTTTAGAATGTCAAACACTGGAACAAATTTG tgCAATATGGGACCTAGCCGATTACTGCCGAAAAAAACAACTGCAGTTCCACTCTCAGGGAATTTTGAGTCGCCGAGAAATAACACCAGATATGTTCAGTCCCAAAGCCAAAAAA GGTAAATTATCCAGACGATCCAGATTTGccgaaatcaaaaataatagcataTTGTGGCAAACACAAGTTTGA
- the Dus2 gene encoding tRNA-dihydrouridine(20) synthase [NAD(P)+]-like isoform X1, which translates to MTVILTSKMTKTTEKLTYDNKIILAPMVRVGTLPMRLLSLDHGADIVYTEELIDWKFLKSIRRENDVLGTVDYLDKSDGTVVFRTCPREKNRVVVQLGTCDPQRALKVAKMIENDVAGIDINMGCPKEFSLKGGMGAALLKQPEKAKSILSTLTQNVKIPITCKIRVFESAEETLDLVKELVSTGISAIAIHGRTKAERPQHPNRNATIKFIAENVSIPVVANGGSKEIEKYQDIIKFKEECGCSSVMIARAAEANCSIFRKQGLLDIETVIEQYLKYAIDYDNSPSNTKYCIQNILKELQETPRGKKFLECQTLEQICAIWDLADYCRKKQLQFHSQGILSRREITPDMFSPKAKKVKTELDDDVIEMKCAFIRVNYPDDPDLPKSKIIAYCGKHKFDLPKYQTVNEDKLFRAIATFQGKKYSSSYWEKNKRFAEQGAALVLACSLGLVTKEELIKDGSMLE; encoded by the exons ATGACAGTAATCCTAAcctcaaaaatgacaaaaactaCTGAAAAATTAACTTACGACAACAAAATCATATTGGCCCCCATGGTACGTGTTGGTACTCTACCCATGAGATTGTTGTCGCTGGACCACGGGGCCGACATTGTCTACACTGAAGAATTAATTGactggaaatttttaaaatcaataagaCGGGAAAATG ACGTGTTGGGCACAGTTGATTATCTGGATAAATCAGATGGGACTGTAGTGTTCCGAACTTGCCCAAGAGAGAAAAACAGAGTGGTGGTGCAATTGGGGACGTGCGACCCACAAAGAGCCTTAAAAGTTGCCAAAATGAT CGAAAATGATGTAGCTGGGATTGATATAAACATGGGTTGTCCCAAAGAATTTTCACTGAAAGGGGGAATGGGGGCTGCTTTGTTAAAACAGCCAGAGAAGGCGAAGTCAATTTTATCCACACTTAcgcaaaatgtaaaaattccaATTACGTGCAAAATTCGTGTTTTTGAAAGTGCTGAGGAAACCTTAGATTTGGTCAAAGAATTGGTGTCAACGGGTATTTCAGCTATTGCAATTCATGGAAGAACCAAAGCTGAAAGGCCTCAACATCCCAACAGAAACGCAACAATCAAATTTATTGCAGAGAACGTATCAATCCCGGTTGTTGCCAA TGGTGGGTCCaaggaaattgaaaaatatcaagacataattaaatttaaggaAGAATGTGGCTGTTCAAGTGTGATGATCGCAAGGGCTGCAGAAGCCAATTGTTCAATTTTTCGTAAACAGGGTTTATTAGATATCGAGACTGTTATAGAACAGTACCTCAAATATGCCATTGATTATGATAACTCGCCCAGTAATACAAAATACTGCATACAAAACATACTGAAAGAACTTCAGGAAACACCCAGAGGGAAGAAATTTTTAGAATGTCAAACACTGGAACAAATTTG tgCAATATGGGACCTAGCCGATTACTGCCGAAAAAAACAACTGCAGTTCCACTCTCAGGGAATTTTGAGTCGCCGAGAAATAACACCAGATATGTTCAGTCCCAAAGCCAAAAAAGTTAAGACTGAATTAGACGATGACGTAATCGAAATGAAATGTGCCTTTATTAGGGTAAATTATCCAGACGATCCAGATTTGccgaaatcaaaaataatagcataTTGTGGCAAACACAAGTTTGATTTGCCTAAGTACCAGACCGTCAATGAAGATAAATTATTTCGCGCAATTGCCACATTCCAAGGGAAAAAATACAGCTCATCGTATTG ggaaaaaaataaacgctttgCTGAACAGGGGGCTGCTTTGGTCCTGGCCTGTTCTTTAGGTTTAGTTACGAAAGAGGAATTAATTAAAGATGGAAGCATGTTGGAATAA